A stretch of [Clostridium] scindens DNA encodes these proteins:
- the cobJ gene encoding precorrin-3B C(17)-methyltransferase yields the protein MNKIYVVGMGPGAYEQMTVKAVRAIEMSQVIVGYTVYTDLLKKEFPDKEYRNTPMRQEVERCRMAYEEAAAGKKVAMVCSGDAGIYGMAGLMYEVGTEYPQVELEIIPGVTAALGGAAVLGAPLGHDCCMISLSDLLTPWEQIEKRIVSASLADFVICLYNPSSKKRSDYLRKACDLMLSYKEKDTVCGIVKNIAREGESMEILSLQELKDAKADMFSTVFIGNCKTRVIDGKMITPRGYQYERE from the coding sequence TTGAATAAGATCTATGTAGTGGGAATGGGCCCGGGTGCCTATGAGCAGATGACGGTGAAGGCCGTTCGGGCTATAGAAATGAGCCAGGTAATTGTTGGATATACTGTGTATACGGATTTGCTGAAAAAGGAGTTTCCGGACAAGGAATATCGGAATACGCCTATGCGGCAGGAAGTAGAGCGCTGCCGCATGGCTTATGAGGAAGCGGCGGCAGGAAAGAAGGTAGCCATGGTATGCAGCGGAGATGCCGGCATCTATGGGATGGCAGGCCTGATGTATGAGGTTGGGACGGAGTATCCCCAGGTGGAGCTGGAGATTATTCCCGGCGTCACGGCCGCGCTGGGAGGGGCGGCTGTATTGGGCGCGCCTTTGGGGCATGACTGCTGTATGATCAGCCTGAGCGATCTTCTGACCCCCTGGGAGCAGATTGAAAAAAGAATTGTGTCTGCCTCTTTGGCAGACTTTGTAATCTGCCTGTACAACCCTTCCAGCAAGAAGCGGAGCGACTATCTGCGGAAAGCCTGTGATCTGATGCTTTCCTATAAAGAAAAGGATACGGTCTGCGGCATTGTAAAGAATATAGCAAGAGAAGGCGAGAGCATGGAGATATTGAGCCTGCAGGAACTCAAAGACGCAAAGGCGGATATGTTTTCTACCGTGTTCATAGGAAACTGCAAGACAAGGGTTATTGACGGCAAGATGATAACGCCGAGAGGATACCAGTATGAAAGAGAGTAA
- a CDS encoding cobalt-precorrin 5A hydrolase: MQIAVISFTRNGKELADKIAGYLSEEGYEVTTDIKCNGVQGSITESLGEWTGRMFRKRDALIYVGAAGIAVRAIAPYVESKTSDPAVLVADEKGSYMIPILSGHIGGANELAVSLAARIGGTPVITTATDIHHLWAVDKFAQENHLWIEDMAKAKRISARLLAGEEIIVDCTCEENQIKGEPPKGIRMMDVQSQEKEPDICIGIRKNPGWRHTLYLVPRAAVVGIGCRKGTDAGKIEKAIERTLNREGIFQSSLCKLASIDIKAGEEGILRYCRNHSLELETYSAGELLKAEGEFHASAFVEKITGIDNVCERSAVYASGNGRLAVEKQVDDGVTVAIAQRDWGIMFE, encoded by the coding sequence ATGCAGATAGCAGTGATCAGTTTTACCAGAAATGGGAAAGAACTTGCGGACAAGATTGCCGGATATTTATCTGAAGAAGGATATGAAGTAACAACAGATATCAAATGCAATGGAGTACAGGGTTCCATAACAGAATCCCTGGGCGAATGGACGGGGCGGATGTTTCGAAAGCGCGATGCCCTGATCTATGTTGGCGCAGCAGGAATCGCCGTGCGCGCGATAGCTCCTTATGTGGAATCCAAGACGAGCGATCCGGCCGTGCTGGTGGCAGACGAAAAAGGCAGCTACATGATTCCGATTCTGTCCGGGCACATAGGCGGCGCCAATGAATTGGCTGTTTCGCTTGCCGCCAGAATAGGAGGAACGCCTGTGATCACTACGGCTACGGATATTCATCACCTGTGGGCAGTGGATAAGTTTGCCCAGGAGAATCATCTGTGGATTGAGGACATGGCGAAGGCTAAGCGGATATCGGCCAGATTATTGGCGGGCGAGGAAATCATCGTGGATTGTACCTGTGAAGAGAACCAGATAAAGGGCGAACCTCCAAAGGGAATCCGGATGATGGATGTACAAAGCCAGGAGAAAGAGCCGGACATATGCATCGGCATCCGCAAAAATCCCGGCTGGAGGCATACGCTGTATCTGGTGCCCCGGGCAGCGGTTGTTGGAATCGGATGCAGAAAGGGGACGGACGCGGGAAAGATAGAGAAGGCAATTGAGCGTACTTTAAATAGAGAAGGCATTTTTCAAAGCAGCCTTTGCAAACTGGCAAGTATCGATATAAAAGCTGGGGAAGAAGGGATTCTGAGGTATTGCAGAAACCATTCCCTGGAATTGGAAACTTACAGCGCCGGAGAACTTCTAAAGGCAGAAGGGGAATTCCATGCTTCTGCGTTTGTAGAAAAGATTACAGGAATTGATAACGTATGTGAAAGAAGCGCCGTATATGCCAGCGGCAATGGCAGGCTGGCGGTAGAGAAGCAAGTGGATGACGGAGTTACGGTAGCAATTGCGCAGAGGGATTGGGGGATTATGTTTGAATAA
- the cobM gene encoding precorrin-4 C(11)-methyltransferase has protein sequence MIHFVGAGPGAEDLITVRGQRLLREADVIIYAGSLVNPGLLKEAGEACRIYNSAVMTLEEVIAVMKQAEAEGLKTVRLHTGDPCLYGAIREQMDILDQLGISYESCPGVSSFCAAAAALNLEYTLPEVSQSVVITRMEGRTPVPEKERIASFASHGATMVLFLSTGLLKELTDQLIAGGYRQDTPAAIVFKASWPEEETHICTVGTLEETAKKYGITKTALIIVGEVVLHQDYERSRLYDPSFTTEYRKAGHPWNQQEAGDGKD, from the coding sequence ATGATACATTTTGTTGGAGCAGGCCCGGGGGCGGAAGATCTGATTACCGTCCGGGGCCAGCGTCTTCTTAGAGAGGCGGACGTAATCATATATGCAGGATCCCTTGTAAATCCGGGACTGCTAAAAGAAGCGGGGGAAGCGTGCAGAATCTATAACAGCGCGGTAATGACGCTGGAGGAAGTGATAGCGGTCATGAAGCAGGCGGAGGCAGAAGGGCTTAAGACTGTCCGGCTTCACACCGGGGATCCTTGCCTGTATGGCGCGATCCGGGAGCAGATGGATATTCTGGATCAGCTGGGGATCTCTTATGAATCCTGTCCTGGCGTCAGTTCATTCTGCGCGGCAGCGGCAGCATTGAACCTGGAATATACATTGCCGGAAGTATCCCAGAGCGTGGTGATTACCAGGATGGAGGGAAGGACGCCGGTTCCGGAGAAAGAACGGATCGCATCCTTTGCATCCCATGGCGCGACTATGGTATTATTCTTAAGTACAGGACTGCTTAAGGAACTGACGGATCAGCTGATTGCGGGAGGATATCGCCAGGATACGCCGGCGGCAATCGTATTCAAAGCCAGCTGGCCGGAGGAAGAGACGCATATCTGTACGGTTGGAACATTAGAGGAGACAGCAAAAAAATACGGGATTACGAAGACTGCGCTGATCATCGTAGGAGAAGTGGTGCTTCATCAGGACTATGAAAGATCCAGACTCTATGACCCATCATTTACGACAGAGTACCGAAAGGCCGGACATCCATGGAATCAGCAGGAAGCGGGCGATGGGAAGGATTGA
- the cobI gene encoding precorrin-2 C(20)-methyltransferase has product MAGKLYGVGVGPGDPGLLTLKAVQVIKACDVIAVPGKEPENTVAYQIASGACPAIRKKEILGIHMPMTKDKDRLKKSHADGARILEAYLDQGKAVAFLTLGDPTVYSTYIYLHNIVKEAGYETEIVSGVTSFCAAAARLEMDIASKAQQIHIIPASYQIEEALRLPGTKVLMKAGGKLPEVKEVLKHHPAEVTMVENCGMEQERIYYGAEQIPEDAGYYTLLFVKEEGEPL; this is encoded by the coding sequence ATGGCAGGAAAGTTATATGGAGTAGGAGTAGGGCCCGGGGATCCGGGACTTCTTACGTTAAAGGCAGTTCAGGTGATAAAGGCATGCGACGTTATTGCGGTCCCGGGGAAAGAGCCGGAAAATACGGTGGCATACCAGATCGCGTCAGGTGCCTGCCCGGCAATTCGAAAAAAGGAGATACTGGGAATCCATATGCCTATGACGAAGGATAAGGACAGGTTAAAAAAGAGCCATGCAGATGGAGCACGAATATTGGAAGCGTATCTGGATCAAGGAAAGGCGGTGGCATTTCTGACCCTTGGCGATCCTACGGTTTACTCTACCTACATCTATCTGCACAATATTGTGAAGGAGGCAGGATATGAGACCGAGATTGTGAGCGGTGTCACCTCTTTTTGCGCCGCTGCCGCGCGGCTTGAGATGGATATTGCCAGCAAGGCGCAGCAGATCCATATCATACCGGCTTCCTATCAGATCGAGGAGGCGCTGCGGCTTCCAGGCACCAAAGTGCTAATGAAGGCAGGAGGAAAGCTTCCGGAAGTAAAAGAGGTATTAAAGCATCATCCGGCCGAAGTGACGATGGTTGAAAACTGCGGGATGGAGCAGGAAAGAATTTATTATGGGGCAGAGCAGATACCGGAAGATGCCGGATATTACACGCTGCTGTTTGTAAAAGAAGAAGGAGAGCCATTATGA
- the cbiD gene encoding cobalt-precorrin-5B (C(1))-methyltransferase CbiD, translated as MAQKKLAWGYTTGTCAQAATKAAMQMLFTGEQADHIQVGLPNGEMLTLELYDIKIAYAAQEDRLPSSVSCAVKKDSGDDPDITDGVLVYSKVQRTKGRERVLRGGQGIGQVTKPGLEQPIGSPAINQVPRKMILQEVGEACEEAGYSGGIEVEISIPDGERLARKTFNPRLGITGGLSILGTSGRVEPMSEQALIDTIRLEIQVRMAGGSRHLVIAPGNYGLTFLRDAYGIEEKAVIKCSNYIGQTLDMASEQGCKGILVAGHIGKLIKVAGGIMNTHSRWADCRMEILASAALRAGLSGKQSRRLLEAMTTDDALAMLSDGERRMVMEQVMGQIQRYLEYRAGEEMETGAVVFSNVYGILGKTDLADDLLRRAVADLEQDGKK; from the coding sequence ATGGCACAGAAGAAGCTTGCCTGGGGATATACGACAGGAACATGTGCCCAGGCAGCAACCAAGGCGGCAATGCAGATGCTGTTTACCGGGGAGCAGGCAGATCATATACAAGTAGGGCTTCCCAACGGGGAGATGCTTACCCTTGAACTCTATGACATAAAAATAGCGTACGCCGCGCAGGAAGACAGATTACCTTCCAGCGTATCCTGCGCGGTTAAAAAGGATAGCGGGGATGACCCGGATATCACCGACGGCGTGCTGGTATATAGCAAGGTACAGCGGACGAAAGGAAGAGAAAGAGTCCTGCGGGGCGGACAGGGGATTGGCCAAGTAACGAAGCCAGGGCTGGAGCAGCCGATAGGAAGCCCGGCCATCAACCAGGTGCCGCGGAAGATGATCCTGCAGGAGGTGGGGGAAGCCTGTGAAGAAGCAGGATATAGCGGTGGCATCGAGGTAGAGATATCCATCCCGGATGGAGAGAGGCTGGCACGAAAGACCTTTAACCCAAGGCTTGGCATTACAGGCGGCCTGTCCATACTGGGGACAAGCGGCCGGGTAGAGCCGATGAGCGAGCAGGCACTGATCGATACGATACGGCTGGAGATTCAGGTAAGGATGGCCGGGGGAAGCCGGCATCTGGTCATTGCGCCGGGGAATTATGGCCTTACGTTTTTGAGGGATGCCTACGGCATCGAAGAAAAGGCTGTTATCAAATGCAGCAATTATATTGGACAGACCCTGGATATGGCATCGGAACAAGGCTGCAAGGGAATTCTGGTGGCAGGCCATATCGGAAAATTGATCAAGGTGGCGGGCGGGATCATGAATACCCATTCCAGATGGGCAGACTGCCGGATGGAGATTCTGGCATCTGCGGCTCTTCGGGCAGGTCTTTCTGGGAAGCAATCCAGGAGGCTGCTGGAAGCCATGACCACGGACGATGCCCTTGCCATGCTAAGCGACGGGGAACGCCGTATGGTGATGGAGCAAGTCATGGGCCAGATACAAAGATACCTCGAATACCGCGCAGGAGAGGAAATGGAGACAGGAGCGGTCGTTTTCTCCAATGTATACGGAATATTGGGCAAGACTGATCTTGCGGATGACCTTCTAAGAAGAGCGGTGGCAGACCTGGAACAAGACGGGAAAAAATAG
- a CDS encoding superoxide dismutase family protein: MFKVIQGIPSAHAAIKGSETYESIRGNVYLYEVYGGTVLMGEIYGIPPELERESGGFYGFHIHEGGSCTGNSQDEFADAKSHYNPKGVPHPRHAGDLPPLMSHNGIAWMEVYTGRFYPEEVIGRTIVVHGMPDDFRSQPSGDSGDKIACGEIMAWEE; this comes from the coding sequence ATGTTTAAAGTGATTCAAGGAATACCGTCTGCTCATGCAGCCATCAAAGGCAGCGAGACATATGAATCGATCCGGGGAAATGTCTATCTGTATGAAGTATACGGAGGGACGGTTCTTATGGGTGAAATCTATGGAATCCCCCCGGAACTGGAAAGGGAGAGCGGCGGCTTCTACGGCTTCCATATTCATGAAGGAGGCAGCTGTACGGGAAATTCACAGGATGAATTTGCGGATGCCAAGAGCCATTATAATCCCAAAGGGGTGCCTCATCCCAGGCATGCGGGTGATCTTCCGCCGCTAATGAGTCACAACGGTATTGCATGGATGGAGGTATATACCGGGAGATTTTATCCGGAAGAAGTGATTGGAAGGACGATCGTTGTCCATGGGATGCCGGATGATTTCAGAAGCCAGCCATCCGGGGACTCGGGAGACAAGATCGCCTGCGGAGAGATCATGGCATGGGAAGAATAG
- a CDS encoding putative bifunctional diguanylate cyclase/phosphodiesterase, producing MGGEYAGRKDMMVYIALCDARWNIRKVIRSIPACLAREGQDAREIFTDQDCLDRLMQKSAGGSATQRLKLRGADGRMAFATVKAVKEQVLLLVYEMEDKSQLPQMTEAQLCALDELPGMNTGPYGNEFYEIQKMNNRLVDSKRSLAKANMQLKETLEQIRKAENIIEILERDPITNLLTEKAFYEKADRILKENPDQDFDIIAVDIERFKIVNDAFGTAAGNQLLCDLSACLLDVGGGELSLSARIRADLFAVLAPHQEARYKSLEDSLGKFADSYSLPARIEVKAGIYRIEERDISTARMCDRAFIAVESIKGIFSKRLAYYDDSMRRKMLMEQKILDTMVESLLREDFLVYLQPKVQLGTGKMIGAEALVRWRHPELGMISPAEFIPVFEKNGFIYSLDMYVCRKACEILERWKATGMHGIPIAVNVSRMDIYHGDLPEQFGKLIETYGLKPQDLHLEITESAYISDSQQLLAVVERLRDSGFVVEMDDFGSGYSSLNTLSELPIDVLKLDLKFLREETETKRRHATMQAVINLALELGLQVIAEGVETKQQAQRLALMGCQYAQGYYYGHPMPQEEFEEHFMDCCI from the coding sequence ATGGGCGGAGAATATGCCGGAAGAAAAGATATGATGGTCTATATTGCTTTATGCGATGCACGTTGGAATATCAGAAAGGTGATCCGCAGCATCCCCGCGTGCCTGGCCCGGGAAGGACAAGACGCGCGGGAGATCTTTACAGATCAGGACTGTCTGGACAGGCTGATGCAGAAGAGTGCGGGAGGAAGCGCGACGCAGCGCCTTAAGCTTCGGGGAGCAGATGGCAGGATGGCTTTTGCAACGGTTAAGGCAGTAAAAGAACAGGTTCTGCTGCTTGTGTATGAGATGGAAGACAAGAGTCAGCTTCCTCAGATGACGGAAGCCCAGCTCTGCGCGCTGGATGAACTGCCGGGCATGAACACTGGCCCATATGGAAATGAATTCTATGAGATTCAGAAGATGAATAACCGCCTCGTTGATTCCAAGCGTTCGCTTGCCAAGGCAAACATGCAATTGAAAGAAACCTTGGAGCAAATACGCAAGGCTGAAAATATCATTGAGATACTAGAACGGGATCCGATCACGAACCTTCTTACTGAAAAAGCCTTTTATGAAAAGGCAGATAGGATACTGAAAGAGAATCCCGATCAGGATTTCGATATCATAGCCGTGGATATTGAAAGATTCAAAATTGTGAATGATGCGTTCGGAACGGCCGCGGGCAACCAGCTGCTTTGCGATCTGTCCGCCTGCCTTCTGGATGTGGGGGGAGGGGAATTATCGCTGTCTGCCAGAATCAGGGCAGATCTGTTCGCCGTGCTGGCGCCCCATCAAGAAGCGCGGTACAAGTCGCTGGAGGACAGCCTTGGAAAATTCGCTGACAGTTATTCACTGCCTGCCCGTATCGAAGTTAAGGCAGGAATCTACAGGATTGAAGAACGAGATATCTCTACGGCAAGAATGTGCGACCGGGCATTTATCGCAGTCGAAAGCATTAAGGGAATATTTTCAAAGAGGCTGGCCTACTATGACGATTCCATGCGCCGCAAGATGCTTATGGAACAGAAGATATTAGATACCATGGTGGAATCTCTTTTAAGGGAGGATTTCCTGGTCTATCTGCAGCCCAAGGTACAATTAGGGACTGGGAAGATGATAGGAGCGGAGGCGCTGGTAAGATGGCGGCACCCGGAACTGGGAATGATCTCCCCGGCTGAGTTCATCCCTGTCTTTGAGAAGAACGGATTCATCTATTCTCTGGACATGTACGTATGTAGAAAGGCCTGCGAGATACTGGAAAGATGGAAAGCGACCGGTATGCACGGAATTCCTATAGCGGTAAATGTATCCAGGATGGATATCTATCACGGAGACCTGCCGGAGCAGTTTGGCAAACTGATTGAAACTTATGGACTGAAGCCGCAGGATCTGCATCTTGAGATTACAGAGTCAGCTTATATATCGGACTCCCAGCAGCTTCTTGCGGTGGTGGAAAGGCTTCGGGATTCCGGGTTTGTAGTTGAGATGGATGATTTCGGAAGCGGATATTCCTCTCTCAACACGCTGTCCGAACTTCCTATAGATGTTCTGAAGCTGGATCTTAAGTTTCTGCGGGAGGAGACGGAAACGAAGCGCAGGCACGCGACGATGCAGGCGGTCATCAATCTGGCGCTGGAGCTGGGACTTCAAGTGATCGCCGAAGGGGTCGAGACAAAGCAGCAGGCGCAGCGCCTGGCTTTAATGGGTTGCCAGTATGCCCAGGGCTATTATTATGGGCATCCAATGCCACAGGAGGAATTTGAGGAACATTTCATGGACTGCTGCATATGA
- a CDS encoding cobalamin B12-binding domain-containing protein translates to MHAQRVGKGKYKEERASYLNSLMESDTRKAVALVGNFLQSDIPLPDICVDILGKTMEEVGELWHSHKISVDMEHYCTATTQTAMSQMYPAIFQSSRKGKKMVVACVGGELHEMGARMVADLFEYAGWDSVYLGAASYEELHKAAEEEKPALIALSITMPQYLVECMDSVKRLKEAFTDIRIAVGGHALESLSEIQKDWRIDVYTRDARELVAWAENMPEEKI, encoded by the coding sequence ATGCACGCACAGCGAGTGGGAAAGGGGAAATACAAGGAAGAAAGAGCCTCCTATCTGAATTCGCTGATGGAGTCAGACACCAGAAAGGCGGTCGCTTTGGTAGGAAACTTTCTCCAGTCCGATATCCCGCTTCCGGATATCTGTGTGGATATTCTTGGAAAAACCATGGAGGAAGTGGGCGAACTATGGCATAGCCATAAGATATCCGTAGATATGGAACATTACTGTACAGCCACGACCCAGACAGCGATGTCGCAGATGTATCCGGCCATCTTTCAAAGCAGTCGCAAAGGAAAGAAGATGGTGGTGGCCTGCGTAGGCGGCGAACTGCATGAGATGGGAGCCCGGATGGTGGCGGATCTCTTTGAATATGCGGGCTGGGACAGCGTCTATCTTGGAGCGGCGTCATATGAGGAGTTACATAAGGCCGCAGAGGAAGAAAAGCCGGCTCTGATAGCGCTTTCGATTACCATGCCTCAGTACTTGGTGGAGTGCATGGATAGTGTGAAGAGGCTTAAAGAGGCATTTACGGATATTCGGATTGCGGTTGGAGGACACGCATTGGAAAGTTTGAGCGAAATACAAAAGGACTGGAGGATTGACGTATATACCCGTGATGCAAGGGAACTGGTGGCATGGGCGGAGAATATGCCGGAAGAAAAGATATGA
- a CDS encoding MerR family transcriptional regulator, translating to MRTVKEVSKITGISVRTLHYYDEIGLFKPTLVSEAGYRLYDDKALEILQQILFFREFDMPLKEIKAVLKNPDLDKNELLKSQQKLLILKKERLERIIGSIDDILKGENKMDFEVFDKTDIEQMYNDMLKNMTDEQKDIFIKEYGSMEAFEQHFLDSAASPQAQKNFEKVVEWYGDKERAMTAAANPENPEILEAYQKRLDAATEKLVSRMGADVDSFEVKEVVGEIDFVSKQLYQMKDVSAFMLDMADMYLKNETLQKSTDQKYGEGASVFIGRALRTFYKG from the coding sequence ATGAGGACAGTAAAAGAAGTTTCAAAGATCACAGGTATCAGCGTACGTACGCTTCATTATTATGATGAGATCGGACTATTTAAGCCGACTCTTGTCAGCGAGGCGGGATACCGGCTTTATGACGATAAGGCATTGGAGATCTTACAGCAGATACTGTTCTTTCGAGAATTCGATATGCCCCTTAAGGAGATTAAGGCGGTCCTTAAAAATCCTGATCTTGATAAGAATGAACTGCTGAAGAGCCAGCAAAAACTGCTGATCTTAAAAAAAGAAAGGCTTGAGCGGATCATCGGCAGTATCGATGACATTCTGAAAGGAGAGAATAAGATGGATTTCGAGGTTTTTGATAAGACGGATATCGAGCAGATGTATAACGATATGTTAAAAAATATGACAGATGAGCAAAAGGATATATTTATTAAGGAATACGGGAGTATGGAGGCGTTTGAGCAGCATTTCCTTGACAGCGCCGCCAGCCCGCAGGCCCAGAAGAACTTTGAAAAGGTGGTGGAATGGTACGGGGATAAGGAGAGAGCCATGACTGCTGCCGCCAATCCTGAAAACCCTGAGATTTTGGAAGCATACCAAAAGAGGCTGGATGCGGCGACGGAAAAACTCGTATCCAGAATGGGAGCGGACGTAGATTCATTTGAAGTAAAAGAGGTTGTGGGGGAGATAGATTTTGTATCAAAACAGTTATATCAAATGAAAGATGTATCTGCATTTATGCTTGATATGGCAGACATGTATCTGAAAAATGAAACATTGCAGAAGAGTACGGATCAAAAATATGGAGAGGGAGCGTCGGTATTTATCGGAAGGGCGCTGAGAACGTTCTATAAAGGATAG
- a CDS encoding response regulator transcription factor, whose protein sequence is MELLIKILLLEDDDTISFGIEAALKRKGYDCITCPSIEQGRKLFSSDIRLILLDLNLPDGSGYDFCRWVKEQADTPIIFLTVRDSVMDITRGLDMGADDYITKPFHIAVLESRIAAVLRRLPEDRQPVLVCGDISLDKDKMQGYLNGEPVTLTALEYRLLHILLENKGRTLPRNLILERLWDADGNFVNDNTLTVTMRRLRKKLNDTRHIVTIRGIGYRMEEIV, encoded by the coding sequence GTGGAACTTTTGATTAAAATATTATTGTTGGAAGACGATGACACGATTTCCTTTGGCATTGAGGCGGCTTTAAAGCGAAAAGGATATGATTGCATCACATGCCCTTCGATCGAGCAAGGGAGGAAACTCTTTTCCTCCGATATTCGTCTGATCCTGCTGGACTTAAATCTCCCCGACGGAAGCGGGTACGATTTCTGCAGATGGGTGAAGGAGCAGGCAGATACCCCGATTATCTTCCTGACCGTGCGCGACAGTGTAATGGATATTACCAGGGGACTTGACATGGGAGCGGATGACTATATCACCAAGCCCTTTCATATCGCTGTGCTGGAATCCAGGATTGCCGCCGTGCTTCGCAGGCTTCCGGAGGACAGGCAGCCGGTACTCGTCTGCGGGGATATTTCCCTCGACAAGGATAAAATGCAGGGATATCTTAACGGAGAGCCGGTCACTCTGACTGCCCTTGAATACCGCCTTCTCCATATACTCTTGGAGAACAAGGGCCGTACGCTGCCCCGAAATCTGATTCTGGAACGGCTATGGGATGCAGACGGGAACTTTGTTAACGATAATACGCTGACGGTAACGATGAGGCGGCTGCGGAAAAAACTGAATGACACGCGGCATATCGTAACGATCCGCGGCATCGGCTATCGGATGGAGGAGATTGTATGA
- a CDS encoding sensor histidine kinase, translated as MKKQGMKAFLASCLLWLLPGLAAGFLCAAILSSHEYGFTARLTGAILEGQSLPAAMKDRLQTENKEDFKEGRRYLEQYGHHRWGTMPLILPYTIVFCLILFEAAGCAVFYIRRRDWKYQEKRIRELAAYLQAADSGKAVLLTRREDAFSHLEDAIYKTVASLASTKEDAVKDHQILAARIADIAHQLKTPLTSMSLMAELLEPSRKEEEEYLERLRRQIERLKGLADGLLVLARLDSHTLEFCRQDLGVEELLYEAAGPLKEMMDQKQIKLTIQRAVCEGQKAPADIRINADMQWTSEAFINILKNCVEHTPDQGTIQIEYGQNPIYTQILIEDGGCGFSKKDLPHLFDRFYRGEHAAKDSAGIGLALSRLILEAQNGHVHAENSPAGHARFIIRFYKD; from the coding sequence ATGAAGAAACAAGGGATGAAAGCATTTCTTGCCTCCTGCCTGCTCTGGCTGCTTCCCGGCCTGGCAGCAGGCTTTCTTTGCGCCGCTATTTTAAGTTCCCATGAATACGGCTTCACCGCCCGCTTAACGGGAGCAATTCTGGAAGGGCAATCTCTCCCGGCGGCGATGAAGGACAGGCTTCAAACGGAGAATAAAGAGGACTTTAAGGAAGGAAGGCGCTATCTGGAACAGTACGGCCATCACCGATGGGGTACGATGCCGCTGATTCTGCCTTACACCATCGTTTTTTGCCTGATACTTTTTGAAGCGGCAGGATGTGCCGTGTTCTATATACGCAGACGGGATTGGAAGTACCAGGAGAAAAGGATCCGGGAACTGGCCGCTTACTTGCAGGCTGCAGACAGCGGAAAGGCCGTGCTGCTTACCCGCAGGGAGGACGCCTTCTCCCATCTGGAAGACGCCATATATAAAACGGTTGCCTCCCTTGCCTCGACAAAGGAAGACGCGGTAAAAGACCACCAGATCCTGGCCGCAAGGATTGCGGATATCGCCCACCAGTTAAAGACCCCTCTTACTTCCATGTCTCTGATGGCAGAACTTCTGGAACCTTCCCGCAAGGAGGAGGAAGAATACTTGGAGCGTCTGAGACGCCAGATTGAGCGTCTGAAAGGACTTGCAGACGGACTTCTGGTTCTGGCCAGACTGGATTCCCACACTCTGGAATTCTGCCGGCAGGATCTGGGCGTAGAGGAACTGCTCTATGAGGCTGCCGGTCCCCTAAAAGAGATGATGGATCAAAAGCAGATCAAACTGACGATTCAAAGGGCGGTCTGCGAAGGCCAGAAGGCACCTGCAGACATTCGAATAAACGCAGACATGCAATGGACCTCGGAGGCGTTCATCAATATCCTGAAAAACTGCGTCGAGCATACGCCGGATCAAGGCACTATCCAGATCGAATACGGACAGAACCCGATCTATACTCAGATTCTTATAGAGGATGGCGGCTGCGGCTTCTCCAAAAAGGATCTTCCCCATCTGTTTGACAGATTCTACCGCGGAGAACACGCAGCGAAAGACAGCGCCGGCATCGGGCTTGCTCTTTCCCGGCTGATCCTGGAAGCGCAGAACGGACATGTCCACGCCGAAAACTCTCCGGCCGGACATGCCCGCTTCATTATAAGATTCTACAAGGACTGA